The stretch of DNA CCTTGACGGGCCGGTGGTGGCGGATGCTCGGGTCGCGCTTGAGGCAGGTGATGTCACGCCCGTGCTCAAGTGGATTCCCGAAGCAGATGAGCAGGAAGTCCGCGAGGCGTTTGACCAGGCGCTGGTGGTTCGCGAGCAGGGGCCGGAGGCACGGCAACTGGCGGACCGCTACTTCTTTGAAACACTCGTGCGCCTGCATCGGGCTTACGAAGGGGCGCCCTTCACCGGCCTGCTGCCCAGTGGGGCTGAAGTGTCGCCTGCGATTGCCAAGGCGGATGACGCTTTGGAGCAAGGCGATGTAGATGAGCTGGCCAGGCACATCGCTGAGGCGGTCGAGGCCAGTATTCGTGAACACTTCGCGGCCGCCATCGCAGCGAAAGCGAATAAGGATGAAAGCGTGGAGGCCGGACGGGAGTACGTGGATGAGTATGTCCAATACGTCCACTTTGTGAAGCATCTTCACGAAGCGGTAACCGAGGATCAGGATTACGGGCATGGTCATGAGGCCCATAACTAACTGCGTCACAACGAGCGGACTCCCTGCTCAATCGCGACGCGACGGACGCTGCGCAGTCCAGCTTGCGCAGCGTCCGTCTCCATATCGCCCATTGGCCGCTCTATAGGTCCGCCCGGCGGAGCAACTGGGCGTTGATCGCCACGATCACCGTGCTGGCTGACATGAGGATCGCGCCTACCGCCGGGGCGAGCAGAATGCCCGCCCATGCCAGCACGCCGGCCGCCAGCGGAATGGCCACGATGTTGTACCCCGCCGCCCACCAGAGGTTCTGCACCATCTTGCGGTAACTCGCCCGGCTCAGCGCCACGATGCGCGGCACGTCCCGCGGATCACTCCGCACCAGCACCACGTCGCCCGCTTCCACCGCCACATCCGTGCCCGCGCCAATGGCGATGCCGACGTCGGCGGTCACCAGCGCCGGCGCGTCGTTCACGCCATCACCCACCATCGCCACCCGCTTGCCTTGGCTTTGTAGTTCCTTGATCTTCTCCGCCTTCTGCTCCGGCAGCACCTGCGCGAAGACGGTGTCGATGCCAAGCTTTTTCGCCACCGCATGGGCCACCGCCTCCGAGTCGCCGGTGAGCATCACTACCTCGATCCCCTCGTCGTGCAGCCGCTTCACCGCTTCATACGATTCCTCGCGGATCGCATCGGCCAGGGCGAACACCGCCAAGGCCCGCCTGCCTTCGACGAGGTAGGTCGCGGTCTGTCCGCTTTCGCCGAATCGCTCCGCCGCCTCACGCAGCGCCGCGTCCGGCTCAATCTCGAACTTACGCAGCAACGCCGGACCGCCGACTCTCATCTCACGATGATCAACCGTCGCCTGCACCCCATGGCCCGGGATGGCCTGGAAGTTCTGCGTTCTGGGCACCGTCAGACCGCGTTCCTCGGCGCTGGCCAGCAGGGCGCGGGCGATGGCATGCTCCGAGTCCCGCTGGACCGCCGCGGCCAGTTGCAGCGCCTCGTCGGCCTCCACACCCTCCGCGGCGACGGTGTCGATCACCCGGTGCTCGCCGAGCGTGAGCGTGCCGGTCTTGTCGAAGACCACCGCATCGAGCGTCCGTGCTTCTTCCAGGCCACGACGGTCGCGCACCAGCAGCCCGTTGCGGGCTCCGATCGTGGTCGAGATGGCAATGACCAGTGGCACAGCCAGACCCAGGGCGTGCGGACAGGCAATCACCAGCACTGTGACGACGCGGGTGATGGTAAAATGGAGCGTCGCCCCGAACGCCAACCATGCAATGAACGTCGCCACGCCGGCGGCGATGGCGACGAACGTCAGGTAGAACGCCGCCCGGTCGGCCAGAGCCTGCGCGCGAGATCGTGAGCTTTGCGCCTGCTCGACGAGACGCATGATGCCTGCCAGCGCCGTCTTGTCGCCCGTGCCGGTGACTTCCACACGCAGCGAGCCTTCGCCGTTGACCGTGCCGGCGATGACCTTGTCACCCTCACGTTTGATAACCGGGTTGGACTCGCCGGTGATCATTGCTTCGTTAACGCTGCTTTTGCCCTGCTTCACTTCGCCGTCGGCGGGAATGCTCGCGCCGGGGCGGATAAGAATCAGGTCGCCATCGTTGAGTTGATCGACAGAGACTTCCTCGGTCTGATCGTCGCCCGCAATGCGAACGGCCATGTCCGGCAACAGCTTCGCTAGTTCTTTCAGTGCCCCCTGCGCTTGAAAGATCGATCGCATCTCGATCCAGTGGCCCAGCAGCATGATCGTCACCAGTGTCGCCAACTCCCACCACAGGGCGTGCCCTTCGTAGCCCAGCGTCACCGCCGCGCTGTAGAGAAAGGCGACGCAGATCGCCAGCGCAATCAGCGTCATCATCCCCGGCAGCCAGTCGACCAGTTCGCGGTACGCGCCTTGGAGGAACACCCACCCGCCGTAGAGAAAGACGAGCGTGCCGAAGAAAGCCGGAATCCAGCGCGATCCCGGGAACTCGGGAGCCGTATAGCCGAACCACTGCTGGAGCATCGGCTCCCAGATCAGAGCCGGTATGGTCAGCACCAGGCAGACCCAGAATTTGTTGCGGAACATGGCGACACTGTGGCCGGCGTGCTTGTCGTGCCCGCCATGGTGGCCGTGAGCGTGAGTCCCTGCGTGTTCACCGGCGCTGGCTCCGTGTTGCGCATGATCGGTCGCTGCCCGCTCCACGGGTTCATCCGGCTGATGCTCGTGCTTGGTCTCGTGTCTGGGATGGTCCGGCATGCTGCCTCCGCATGTTCGCGGGATGAGGTGCTCACCGTCAGAGCTTAGCACGCCACGCGTAATCAGAGCAGACAGGTGCCTACGCAAGGGGCCATGCCTGCCACATTTTCCCCGTGACACGATTTTGCATATCGACCACTGACCTCGTGACGACTATCGTTGGCAGGCATGCGTGTGTAACGAGAACGCCCTCCAGCGGGCGGACGGTCTGTACGCGTCTGCATCTGATGCGGCTCGGATGACATGACCGGGCCGGCGCCGCTGATCGACGGCGGCCTCGTCTACCGGTAAAGCCGGCTATCGTACCAGTCATTCAACTGCTACCAGGAGGGCCACAAGCCGTGCTCACGATCGCCATCATCATTGGAAGCACCCGCCCGCAGCGGGTGGGAGAAGACGTGGCCCAGTGGGTCTACAAGCTTGCGCAGCAGCGCAGCGACGCGGCGTTCGAGTTGGTGGACATCCGCGATTACAACCTGCCGCTGCTGGATGAGCCGGTGCCGCCTTCGCAAGGGCAGTACGCCCAGGAGCACACGAAGGTCTGGGCAGCGAAGATTGCCTCGTTCGATGCCTTTGTGTTCGTGACGCCGGAGTACAACCACGGCATTTCGGGGGCGCTCAAGAACGCGATCGATTTCCTGTATGCCGAGTGGAACAACAAAGCGGCCGGTTTCGTGGGCTACGGCAGTGCCGGCGGCACGCGGGCCGTCGAAAGCCTGCGGCGGGTGATGGCCGAACTGCAGATCGCCGATGTGCGCTCGCAGGTGGCGCTGTCGCTGTTTACCGATTTTGAGAACTTCAGCGTGTTCAAGCCGGCTTCTTACCACGAGCCGGCACTCAACGACATGCTCGATCAGGTCATCGCCTGGGGCGGGGCGATGAAAACGCTGAGGGACAAAGCCGATCCAAGCCGTGGATGATCATGTTGGCTCTGCTTGCTTCTGCTCGACCAGCCAAGCCTGTGCGTCCGTGTACGCCTCCTGCGTCGATTCGCCCACAATGGGCGTGACCTCGTAAGCTCTGACCGGCCCGGACAGATCAAGCTTGCCCTCGCTTGTCGCCTGGCGATGGGCGGTTTCACTGAGGCCGGTCAGGTACAGCCGGCCTTTGGCCTTTTGCAACTTCCCGGCATAGCTGGACAGGATGCTGATGACGGTGGCGCCAAGGTGCGTGCGGCCACGCATGCGCAGGATCACCACCGGGTACTCCGCATCGTCCGCCGGCGGGGGCAGCAGGCGTTCCAGCGTTCGGGCACCGGCGAAAAAAAGATGGCCATAGACATCGAGCACGGTCGCCTGCCCGCCGGGCACCTGCTTGGGTGCGGTGCGTTCTTCGATGCGACCGTCGGGCCGCCGGGTCAGTTCGACCAGTGAAATGTCGCTGGATTCTTCGATGACATGAAGCAGCATGGAAAGCACGACGCCGAGGCCCACGGCGTACTGGATTGGGAGGATGAGCATGGCCAGAAAGGTGGTCAGTCCCGCAGCGCGTGCGCGCCATCCGGCACGCCACACCGAGCGGATGTCCGCGGGCTTGATGGCCTGAATGCCAACGAGAATGAGCAGTGCCCCTAGCGCTGGCATCGCCACGTAAGCCACCAGGCCGCTGAACAGCAGCACGATCACCGCCATCCACAAACCCGCAAAAATAGCTGACCAACGAGTGACGGCCCCGGACGTGACGCTTAGTGCTGTTGCGCTCACCGACCCGCCCACGGGCAGCCCGCGGAAGAACCCCGACGCGACGTTGGCGGCGCCTTGAGCCATGAAGTCCCGTGAGATTCGGCTGCGCGAGTCGTCAGGGTTGGTGACGCTCTGGCTGACGCCCGCGCCCTGCACGAGGATGACTAGGGCGACCGCCAGCGCCCCGAAGAACACGTCGAACGCCATCGTGAACGACGGAATGGAAGGCATGGGAATACCGCGGGGCATGTCGCCGACGGCCTCGACGCGCATGCCCAGCAGCACCGCGAGCACCGAGGGAACCACGATCGCCACCAGGCGCCCGACGTTTCCCAGCTTCGTACGAGGCAACAGCACAGCCAGGGTCAGCGTTGTGGCCGCCACCGCAAAGGCCCCAACGTTCAACTGGCCGACATTCACTACCAGTTCGAACGTCTGAACGAGCCGGTTGGTGGCCTCCACCTCGATTCCCGTCGCGAGCGGCAGCTTGCTGAGGATCAGCAACACCGCGATACCGGTCAGCAATCCCGTGGTGACCGAGTAGGAGACGAAACGGATCAGCCGGCCGAGTTTGAGCAAACCGAACAGGATCTGAAACATGCCAACCAGTACCACCATGACAAACAACGCCGCGGGAAGGGACTCGGGCGGCAGGTTCGACAAGGACTGCGCGGCCGTGAGCGAAGCGGCAGCCGTGGTGGTAATCACCATCACTTGCGTGCTGGAGAAGATGCCGCCCAGCAGCGGCCCCACGATGGTGGCGTAGAGGCCGTGGATCGGGTTGACGCCGATCAGCACGGCATTGGCCATGCCGTCGGAGACGTTGTAGATGGCCGTGTTCAGCCCGGCGAGCCCGTCCTGACGAATCGTCTTGCC from Phycisphaerales bacterium AB-hyl4 encodes:
- a CDS encoding NADPH-dependent FMN reductase, whose protein sequence is MLTIAIIIGSTRPQRVGEDVAQWVYKLAQQRSDAAFELVDIRDYNLPLLDEPVPPSQGQYAQEHTKVWAAKIASFDAFVFVTPEYNHGISGALKNAIDFLYAEWNNKAAGFVGYGSAGGTRAVESLRRVMAELQIADVRSQVALSLFTDFENFSVFKPASYHEPALNDMLDQVIAWGGAMKTLRDKADPSRG
- a CDS encoding SulP family inorganic anion transporter, with protein sequence MTSKRDEPEARRGDDLSLEVRLPGTHELREAVANYARRRIPKGKTIRQDGLAGLNTAIYNVSDGMANAVLIGVNPIHGLYATIVGPLLGGIFSSTQVMVITTTAAASLTAAQSLSNLPPESLPAALFVMVVLVGMFQILFGLLKLGRLIRFVSYSVTTGLLTGIAVLLILSKLPLATGIEVEATNRLVQTFELVVNVGQLNVGAFAVAATTLTLAVLLPRTKLGNVGRLVAIVVPSVLAVLLGMRVEAVGDMPRGIPMPSIPSFTMAFDVFFGALAVALVILVQGAGVSQSVTNPDDSRSRISRDFMAQGAANVASGFFRGLPVGGSVSATALSVTSGAVTRWSAIFAGLWMAVIVLLFSGLVAYVAMPALGALLILVGIQAIKPADIRSVWRAGWRARAAGLTTFLAMLILPIQYAVGLGVVLSMLLHVIEESSDISLVELTRRPDGRIEERTAPKQVPGGQATVLDVYGHLFFAGARTLERLLPPPADDAEYPVVILRMRGRTHLGATVISILSSYAGKLQKAKGRLYLTGLSETAHRQATSEGKLDLSGPVRAYEVTPIVGESTQEAYTDAQAWLVEQKQAEPT
- a CDS encoding DUF6448 family protein; the protein is MSRQHKIWTGAATLVTALAVILLVNTTIWAHCDGLDGPVVADARVALEAGDVTPVLKWIPEADEQEVREAFDQALVVREQGPEARQLADRYFFETLVRLHRAYEGAPFTGLLPSGAEVSPAIAKADDALEQGDVDELARHIAEAVEASIREHFAAAIAAKANKDESVEAGREYVDEYVQYVHFVKHLHEAVTEDQDYGHGHEAHN
- a CDS encoding heavy metal translocating P-type ATPase, yielding MPDHPRHETKHEHQPDEPVERAATDHAQHGASAGEHAGTHAHGHHGGHDKHAGHSVAMFRNKFWVCLVLTIPALIWEPMLQQWFGYTAPEFPGSRWIPAFFGTLVFLYGGWVFLQGAYRELVDWLPGMMTLIALAICVAFLYSAAVTLGYEGHALWWELATLVTIMLLGHWIEMRSIFQAQGALKELAKLLPDMAVRIAGDDQTEEVSVDQLNDGDLILIRPGASIPADGEVKQGKSSVNEAMITGESNPVIKREGDKVIAGTVNGEGSLRVEVTGTGDKTALAGIMRLVEQAQSSRSRAQALADRAAFYLTFVAIAAGVATFIAWLAFGATLHFTITRVVTVLVIACPHALGLAVPLVIAISTTIGARNGLLVRDRRGLEEARTLDAVVFDKTGTLTLGEHRVIDTVAAEGVEADEALQLAAAVQRDSEHAIARALLASAEERGLTVPRTQNFQAIPGHGVQATVDHREMRVGGPALLRKFEIEPDAALREAAERFGESGQTATYLVEGRRALAVFALADAIREESYEAVKRLHDEGIEVVMLTGDSEAVAHAVAKKLGIDTVFAQVLPEQKAEKIKELQSQGKRVAMVGDGVNDAPALVTADVGIAIGAGTDVAVEAGDVVLVRSDPRDVPRIVALSRASYRKMVQNLWWAAGYNIVAIPLAAGVLAWAGILLAPAVGAILMSASTVIVAINAQLLRRADL